atttacaatacatttatagttttacaatacaatatcCGAAActaagattgattgattgattgttggttgcttaacgtccgaAGCTAAGACAAATTCGGCTTATCTTTAGCTCAACCTAGTGAAATATGTATATTCTTTTACTCAACCTAGTGGAGGATGTATTAACTATTGACATcactttgtcagtttattttcgatgtatGAGTTGATTGTCCCtatgatatctttcgtccccctttGCATGAACATTTCTAATAAACTGTTTTTCTCTAATATGGAATAaacgtaaaattaaataaatcatgacAGACGGAGAAAGGAATCTTACAAATTAATCTCATAGCCTTATGGTATAAAACTAAGTGTCCTTTTGTTCAGACAGACGGTGTTGTCATTTCTGCTTTTATTCTCCAATTTTGTTGTTTGTCACGTGAAAAGGTTCTccaaacttttgaattttcttaatCTTCCTAACTAAAACAAGCGTTGAACGTTATGTTCCAAAtatttgtaagatttttaaGTATAGGTTTCTCATACAACAaacatagttgacctattgcttatagattaagaaaaacagatcaaaacacacacataacgcagagcaatgaaccgtgacaatgaggccaaggtcaaataaaacctttgcgactgacatatagatcatgaaatatttccatataccAAATTTAGTTGACATATAGTATCAGAAAAACTTTGaacactgaaccatgaaaatgaggacaAGGTCATGACGCCTGCAAGTTCCGTTTACCATGCCAAATATAGTAGCCCTATTGCTTTATAGTATCGGATACCGGTATGTGGTTTGAGCATGAAAACTATCTGACAACCGTGAAAACCTTGCAAGATACGCACatactaaatatagttatccttttactcataataagaatgaaattaacattacaaaatgttaattttccCCCAGTagtcattgaaccatgaaaatgagattgAGGTcaatggacatatgacagacgaaaattcataactttagacatctatatacaaagtaaaaAGCATGCACGTCTTCCAccatctaaaatataaagctaataagaagttagctaacgaaGTCAGaggcttgacaaaaaataataattcaggGGCAATAACTCCCAAAAAGATTATGAAATTTTTCAGAGTATATTGATCTGGTCATGCTGGTAATTTTTGCTATTACAATTTTAATCTTAGACTCTATgaagatttaaaacaataaatgcatTTTCCCCACAAACACATGACATATGTTCTCTTTTTTCTAGACAATCTTATTTAATGGCTTATTGACAGCAACAAAGAAATAAGATGAGATATGTcttatttgttgtaaaattcgattatgcaaatgttgaaattataattgcaaatattaaaaaaaaaagtcaatgaaccatgactgaaggtGCATGGCTAAACAATTTCCATGGAAATGAGTTGTGTCAATGCTAATACCTAACTGaataccaaataccattgacttatcaTAAGTAGTTTCCTTTAAACAAACCTaaacacaaactaatacatggaaactaagcaaaatttcaaagtcaataaactATAACTGAGGGGCAGGATCAACAAATGGCTCCCCATAAGccgacctaatcacaaactaatacatgaaaactaagcaaaagtttcagtCAGTGAGAGAGCAGGGGCaaacaatctccatggaaataagATATGTCAATGCTTATACCActacataacaaaaatcattaacttgccactagtggttccccataaactgacctaattacAAACTAGTAAATGAAAACTAAGCAAACAattaaagtcaatagaccatgactgaggagGAGAGTCCAAATAAtttccatggaaatgagatctATACGGGTATTCCAATGTTTATagctgcataccaattatcattcaCTTACCAGTAGTGGCTCCaaataaactgacctaatcaaaaacaaatacatgaaaactaagcaaaagtttcaaagtctaTAGACCATAACTGAGGAAgggggccaaataatctccatggtaaTGAAATGTGTCGATACTAATACAACTGTTTACCAAATATCTTTGACTTGCCACTAGTGGTTCACCATGAACTAGACCCAATCACAAAATAGTACATTATTGACGCTGCCTCCTTTCCTGTCACAGCCGCTAGAAACAGAATACctgtctcgctttttgactccgTCAAGCAAGACAATAATACATTATTGATGCCACCGCctgaaacagcatacctatgtctcgctttttgactccgTCAAGCAAGACAATAATACATTATTGATGCCAACTTctgaaacagcatacctatgtctcgctttttgactccgTCAAGCAAGACAATAATACATTATTGATGCCACCGTctgaaacagcatacctatgtctcgctttttgactccgTCAAGCAAGACAATAATACATTATTGATGCCAACTTctgaaacagcatacctatgtctcgctttttgactccgTCAAGCAAGACAATAATACATTATTGATGCCACCGTctgaaacagcatacctatgtctcgctttttgactccgTCAAGCAAGACAATAATACATTATTGATGCCACTGTctgaaacagcatacctatgtctcgctttttgactccgTCAAGCAAGACAATAATACATTATTGATGCCACCGCCTGAAACAGcatacctacatgtatgtctcgctttttgactccgTCAAGCAAGACAATAATACATTATTGATGCCACCTTctgaaacagcatacctatgtctcgctttttgactccgTCAAGCAAGACAATAATACATTATTGATGCCACCGCctgaaacagcatacctatgtctcgctttttgactctGTCAAGCGAGACaaaaacaataactttaaattttttcacAATAGTACATAATGGAATTGAAAGTCGGCCAGGGTGATATTGCCaaaatttgatgattttgtgcatttttcagACATACAAGATTTAGGAACAGTTTTGGAAAACCTTGGAACCAAATTAttctattatcaaaatatgCAAAGGTCAATATAAAATCTCTAGCCATAACAAAATTCAGGATCAAGGTAGGCGGCTAAGGAAATTGATGCTTAAGATATATGCTGTTAGAAATTAGGAGAAAATTGGACCAAAAATGACTGTTCAGCATTAATGAATGCATAATTCAGGCGTCTCATCTCCAAAATTTATATTGTTCCGTGCATATTATTTCTATgtaaaatatgcaatattttgatctgctttaaaaaatatttttaaaatgttacaatCTGATACAATTATCATTGGTAtgcattatttttcaaatgataataatttatttctcAAAGATCATGTAgttaataaacacaaaattttctgaattttcagtatAAATTAAGCCTGGCTTTGCAGTTTAAGAATAGATTCCACAGCCTGCGAAGTTAACGTGTCACAGATTATAGCATTCTGTCCGTCTATTTCAACCTGATAGATCACTTGGTTTCCATCAACTGTTATCTCTTCCTGCGGCAAACTTATTTCATCATACATGATTTCAACCCCCTCTTCATTCAAAATTTGCACAGTCTGACCACCTGTTACATCAAATTCGTTTTGTTCAATGTGGATTACTTTAATTTCATCTGGCATTTCATGTATTTCAGCAGTAGTACTAGCTTCAATTTCCAACTGGAGGTCCTCTTCACTGCGGAAATTTAATTCATAATCATATTCAATAATTTCTACAATTTCAGTGTTTGTTAAATCTGACACTTTATCAATGGTACGGTCCAAGCCTTTGGCTGCAcagtttttaaaatgactgtCCTTCTGAATATGAGCTCGCACTTTAGAAGCTTCTTTGAACGGAATATTACAAACTTTGCACCTGTAACGGAAAGGGGTAACATTGTGTTTCTTTTTATGAGCTTTTAGTTGAGCAACTGTCTCCCATCGTGTTCCACAGATTGAGCAAACATGAGTTCTACTCTCATCATGATTTTTCAGATGCTCTTCATATTCGTTCTGACTTGAGGAGGGTTTTCCACAATGTTCacaaatataagatttaaaaCTGAATTCCCCAGCTTTGTCAATGTGGTCTTTAAGAATGTGATATTTTTTGCCTTTGTAGGTACGGAACTCTCTAGGACAATATTCACATTTAAGGAATGGTTGTTTGACATGCACCCTATGGTGCTGTAGTAAAGTCTGTCTCATTTTAAATGAGCGACCACATTGTTCACACACGTACATATTGTCAGACTTCTGTTGATGGGACATCATGTGACGTTTCAATGAACTGCTGTGACGGAATTTCATCTGGCATATGCTACAATCgaatttcttttcttcaaaatgtATTTCTCTGTGGCGTACTGCATTACATTTGAATCTGAACCATTTCCCACAGATGTCACATATACCTGGCTCTGTCTGGGCTGATAGGGCTTTACCATACCGCTTCTTATGGGTATTGTAAACATGCATTTTGACATACCTCtcagttttaaatttcttattgCACAAGGGACAAGGAACCTCTTTTTCAGTCAAATGGACTTCTTCGTGTCTGGAAAGTTGTGCTTTTGTAGTAAATACACTTCCACATGTATCACACATGAAGTTTTTCTCCTCCTTCACAAGGCATCTGTTACATTCTTCATTAGCTAGAACTCTCCTACAATGGCGACATGGCTTGAAGTCATCATTACCAAGGTCATGCATTCTTCTCATGTGCCTACGAACCAACCAACATTTCTTGGCTTTAGCATTACAAACTCCACAAGACCAGCGACCAGAAGATTGCTTTGTATTTTCACCTGTATCCTCTTTGGTGTCAGATTCATCACCATCAACTTCACCATCATCCTCATCatcatcttttatttcattttcttcattttcaccATCTGAATTACTGCCTATAATAGCATCATATAAAATTGATTCATCATTTTCATTGTCTTCTTCAAGTTTTTCCCCTTTTTCAAAAGTGCCCCTTGACCTTTCTTTATTGTTGCTATCTTCTTTCAGGACTTTTACATTTCCTACTTTTTCTATTTCCTCTTCATCATCTACATCGTGCaattcaaaatcttttttcatcattttacttttatctGGTTCAAGGGAATCACCAATTTGGTCtccatttatttcatttgaatcttcaaatttcctttttatacCTCTTCCTTGTTGAATCTGACCTGGTTCCTGTTGATCAGGTTTTTTAACAGATCCAGTTTTAAACTGGTTCTTTGCAAACTTCTTATCTGGTTCtttatcaaaactttttttcttccCAATTGTCTTTTCTCCAGCAGACGAGAAATTATCTATCATTTCCTGTTTCAGTTTTTGCCTGGATGATCTGCTCCCTGCTTTTACCAAAGTATCCTTGTCTACATTACTCTTGCTTACATGTAAACCACCATATGAGTCATCAAGATCTTCTGGTTCTTTCTTAATTTCTACTTCTTGAAAGTCTTCCTGCAACCATTTAGGTAGGACAACTTTTCTTCCACTACGTGATGTCAGAACTGCACTGGTTTTTGATGATTTTGGTGTTTTTATATCTGTAGattttttacctgttttatttgtcaatttctTGTCTATTGTACTAATCTGTTCGTCAAGGGTTTCTACTGTTTTTTGTAACTCCTGTGTTTTTCTCAATTCATTATCTGTAATTCTGGCTTTGTCCTGAAAGACGATGAAACAAGATGAATCATCTCATTATGGCAATCTAAGTAAAACACATCTTTAATTCAATGTCAGACCTCATAAATTTACAGGTTAATGATGtaacatataaatttaattaGAAAATTTTCATGACctgtttatttttgcaaatttcACAATTAATGAATGCACAGTAGTCATGGTAGttgatttaaatgtaacaaGAATTCTGAGAGTAATGCAAGACAATACACAATAACAATTGATCTATAATATGTAATCATCAGATTAAGactaaaaattcaaacttgatctctTACTTGTCAGATTAACTATCAGAAAAGAATTAAATATGGACCTGATCTGTAACTTGTTATGATAATACTATTTACCAATTATGAAATCAACTACTATTTGAGCAATTtactctgcacaaaatcataagaccagaaaaaaaataaagattgatcTGTAACATGTCATGATAAAATaatacaccaaatatcaaattgatatttttaaacacaaagaaaaaaaatgtggaaaaCTGAATTGGTGGACTGATGGTACATGATTAACAcagaatgttttaaaataaacatggtCAGTCTTGTAACATTTGATTGTTTTGCAGCAATATTGCCGATATAAGTGATATAGAATGTATCAATATACCCTTCACAGTTTCCCTGAAAGGAGTGGAGAGTATAAAATTAAAGGCATTTTATGTATACCTCTTTCTTTGGTCTTCCTATTCTCCTTACTGTCTTACACACTGTTTCTATCTTTCTATCGCTCAGGTCACTGCATAATTCAGGTTCATCATCAAACTGTTCAGGAATGTGTGTAAATAAAGAAGAAGCTTCTTGACTGGCTGaaagacaattttctttttctgacTGAGGCGCTTTCTCATAAGACTCTGTGGCAGCCTCTTTCTGAGCAACAGTTTCTGTTTCTGCTACAATATTGTTAGAGAaagataatgttttattttcagaactTTCCTGTTCCATTAGTTCTGTTTGGATCAATTCTGTTGGAGATAAATCTAGTTTGTCATTTTCAACATTTCTCATTTCAATAGAAGAAGTGTCCACATTCACATTCTCTGATAGTTTAGTATAAATCTTCTgttctgttttatattcaatttcttCTCCACCATAATGATCTGTAAAAGGTTAAAGGTTATATCACTGAATATTATAATGTAATTGAGATGTAAAACTAGTTTTGATTGGATGACTACTGCAATCAATTTAACTGTTAGCAGACAGCTAAAGTCATTAGTATTGGCATTGTGCAATTGCAGGTATAGGTATGTTCTGTTATATTAATATTGCATAATAATAGGAATACACATTTAACAGTTCTTACATGAAGTATTTTCACTATTTGTGAGTCAtaatttcaaatacatgtaactaTTTAATCCGCAGCAAGTCTCCAGGAAAATTACATTTGTAACTGTTAAATCCCCAATATATGGTCTTCAAATACATGACTTTTCCTGTAATTTCTATCTTTTAATGATTGATGGGTGCTAAACATACAGGACCAAAtataacagatttattttttatgtattatcaGAAAAACAGTTTGAAGAAATATTAGAATACTTTACTAGACGAGggtataaatgttaattttgttCCACAATcagcataataaaaaaataattacagaaGTTATTTCCTTTCATAATGTAAATTCAGAGAAATTTCACTCAAGTGTACTAGTCTTGCCagattttttagaaatttatatcAAAGGTTCATACCAGCAAAATTAACACTTATAATTTTTCTTCAGAAGTTATGTCCTTTAGAAATGTAAATTCTGccataaattaaaaattgcgTTGCAAGTGTTCTGAAGTGTGATAAATTTTAGCTAGAATCTTCAGagatatatttcaaatgtctgaaaaaaagataagactattttgttttttagcaTCAAGACAAAAAGACACATTAGTATATGGTTGGAAGGACAGAGGGATGAACAGACAATAAAGTAAAACCTTTATCCAGTGTATTATCCAACTAGATTGAACAAAAATATTCCAACATTATAATTTAATCGCCTGAATTTTGTGAGGTAGTTTCAGAATAATATATCTTAGTGTATAACTCAAttctatcataaaataaaagttgtttttGTTGCTGTTAGCACAATACTCTTTCAACCATTTGACACTGTTTGAAAgtgaatttattttgaatgattCATCATCCTTCTACCATAACAAAAAGTGATCTGAGTTTTGTCAGATCATTTTTATCAGATTGGAAACCTAGGGGATTTACTTTAAAGTGAGGTAAGACCCTGtttaaaaagaaacacaatGACATATCATTACCTTTAAcaaatttactgaacattttcAGGATACTACTCTCTCCAGAATCCACCATTAATTGCTGGTTCAGAAAATCCATTCCAATTTGTGTTCCCACACAGTGTGATGTCTTACTGTGTGTATTCATTGTCACAAACATAAAATCATCATTCTGACTTGTTAAGTTTTCACACTGGAAGTAAATATCCATAAATATTATATAGGTCGTTCTATTCATATATGCATAAATACTATATATGTCTATATATTTATGGTGCATgtaaaccaaaaataaaaaccttATCATATATGTCATGTGTATGTATTATGTACATATAGCTATCTTGATTAGGCTTTTTCATGGAGATATTTTTAGATTTGACCAATATTAATTGAAAACCTTAACTGTGAAATTAAATTGACATCAGATTAGTATGATTCAACCAACTACCGTTTCACATATTTCATCTTAAGGGCAttcgatacagttacaggggaggtaacgACGTTGCTaacataaaatgttattttcgcgacctCAAACtatgacatatcgggaaaagatgcatttttcgattgatttttatcatttaaactgatttaatttgaaaacgagtgcatAAATGGATAAATGGATAAATTAATTTCTCAACCATACATATTGAAGTCTTGAGTTCTTTAATACATTGACATGTAAAAGAGATCTAagaaaaaagattttgttttggCCATGGcaaccatgtttgttgatagatcaaaacttcggatacaatttataaactagataccctaaggaacat
The nucleotide sequence above comes from Mytilus trossulus isolate FHL-02 chromosome 5, PNRI_Mtr1.1.1.hap1, whole genome shotgun sequence. Encoded proteins:
- the LOC134719070 gene encoding zinc finger protein 37-like, coding for METAKDRNCYLKQIENACENLTSQNDDFMFVTMNTHSKTSHCVGTQIGMDFLNQQLMVDSGESSILKMFSKFVKDHYGGEEIEYKTEQKIYTKLSENVNVDTSSIEMRNVENDKLDLSPTELIQTELMEQESSENKTLSFSNNIVAETETVAQKEAATESYEKAPQSEKENCLSASQEASSLFTHIPEQFDDEPELCSDLSDRKIETVCKTVRRIGRPKKEDKARITDNELRKTQELQKTVETLDEQISTIDKKLTNKTGKKSTDIKTPKSSKTSAVLTSRSGRKVVLPKWLQEDFQEVEIKKEPEDLDDSYGGLHVSKSNVDKDTLVKAGSRSSRQKLKQEMIDNFSSAGEKTIGKKKSFDKEPDKKFAKNQFKTGSVKKPDQQEPGQIQQGRGIKRKFEDSNEINGDQIGDSLEPDKSKMMKKDFELHDVDDEEEIEKVGNVKVLKEDSNNKERSRGTFEKGEKLEEDNENDESILYDAIIGSNSDGENEENEIKDDDEDDGEVDGDESDTKEDTGENTKQSSGRWSCGVCNAKAKKCWLVRRHMRRMHDLGNDDFKPCRHCRRVLANEECNRCLVKEEKNFMCDTCGSVFTTKAQLSRHEEVHLTEKEVPCPLCNKKFKTERYVKMHVYNTHKKRYGKALSAQTEPGICDICGKWFRFKCNAVRHREIHFEEKKFDCSICQMKFRHSSSLKRHMMSHQQKSDNMYVCEQCGRSFKMRQTLLQHHRVHVKQPFLKCEYCPREFRTYKGKKYHILKDHIDKAGEFSFKSYICEHCGKPSSSQNEYEEHLKNHDESRTHVCSICGTRWETVAQLKAHKKKHNVTPFRYRCKVCNIPFKEASKVRAHIQKDSHFKNCAAKGLDRTIDKVSDLTNTEIVEIIEYDYELNFRSEEDLQLEIEASTTAEIHEMPDEIKVIHIEQNEFDVTGGQTVQILNEEGVEIMYDEISLPQEEITVDGNQVIYQVEIDGQNAIICDTLTSQAVESILKLQSQA